The Streptomyces sp. NBC_00344 genome includes a window with the following:
- the ligA gene encoding NAD-dependent DNA ligase LigA: MAVEQQGVPAEARENHAQLAEQIEEHRFRYYVKDQPVVSDAEFDTLLRSLEAIEEEHPELRTPDSPTQKVAGAYETEFTSVQHRERMLSLDNAFDDEGLATWADRLARDVGSARYHFLCELKVDGLAVNLTYENGRLTRAATRGDGRTGEDITPNVQTIADIPHRLKGERIPALVEVRGEVYFPMEAFEGLNARLVEAGDKPFANPRNAAAGSLRQKDPKVTASRPLHMVVHGIGAREGFDIDCLSHAYELLHEWGLPTAKHNKVVGDLAGARDFIAYFGDNRHSVEHEIDGVVIKLDEIPLQGRLGSTSRAPRWAIAWKYAPEEVNTKLVNIRVGVGRTGRVTPYAQVEPVTVAGSEVEFATLHNQDVVKAKGVLIGDTVVLRKAGDVIPEILGPVADLRDGSEREFVMPAECPECGTALRAMKEGDIDLRCPNSRSCPAQLRERLFYLAGRKSLDIENFGYVAAAALTQPLEPAEPPLRDESDLFDLTIEQLLPIRAYVLDQDSGLPKRDPKTGEEKIATVFANQQGEPRKNALAMLDNIAAAKERPLARIITGLSIRHVGPVAAEALAREFRSIERIEQADEGELAAVEGVGPTIAASLKQWFEEEWHREILRKWRAAGVRMEDEGGEDQGPRPLDGLTVVVTGTLEHHTRDGAKEALQGLGAKVTGSVSKKTAFVVVGDSPGSKYDKAMQLKVPVLNEEGFAVLLEQGPDAAREAAVPPAE, from the coding sequence GTGGCTGTCGAACAGCAAGGTGTGCCCGCGGAGGCACGGGAGAACCACGCCCAGCTGGCCGAGCAGATCGAGGAGCACCGCTTCCGGTACTACGTGAAGGACCAGCCGGTCGTCAGTGACGCCGAGTTCGACACGCTGCTGCGGTCGCTGGAGGCCATCGAGGAGGAGCACCCGGAGCTGCGGACCCCGGACTCGCCGACCCAGAAGGTCGCGGGGGCGTACGAGACGGAGTTCACCTCCGTGCAGCACCGCGAAAGGATGCTGTCGCTGGACAACGCCTTCGACGACGAGGGACTCGCCACCTGGGCCGACCGGCTCGCGAGGGACGTCGGCTCCGCCCGGTACCACTTCCTCTGCGAGCTCAAGGTGGACGGCCTCGCGGTCAACCTCACCTATGAGAACGGCAGGCTGACCCGCGCAGCCACCCGCGGTGACGGCCGCACCGGCGAGGACATCACACCCAACGTCCAGACCATCGCGGACATCCCGCACCGGCTGAAGGGCGAGCGCATCCCGGCCCTCGTCGAGGTCAGGGGCGAGGTGTACTTCCCGATGGAGGCCTTCGAGGGGCTCAACGCCCGGCTGGTCGAAGCGGGTGACAAACCCTTCGCCAACCCGCGCAACGCGGCGGCCGGTTCGCTGCGGCAGAAGGACCCCAAGGTCACCGCGAGCCGCCCGCTGCACATGGTGGTGCACGGCATCGGCGCCCGCGAGGGCTTCGACATCGACTGTCTCTCGCATGCCTATGAGCTGCTCCACGAGTGGGGACTGCCGACAGCCAAGCACAACAAGGTCGTCGGTGACCTCGCGGGCGCCAGGGACTTCATCGCGTACTTCGGCGACAACCGTCACTCCGTCGAGCACGAGATCGACGGAGTCGTCATCAAGCTGGACGAGATCCCCCTCCAGGGGCGGCTCGGATCCACCTCCCGCGCGCCGCGCTGGGCGATCGCCTGGAAGTACGCGCCCGAGGAGGTCAACACCAAGCTGGTGAACATCCGGGTCGGCGTGGGGCGCACGGGCAGGGTCACGCCCTATGCCCAGGTCGAACCGGTCACCGTGGCCGGTTCCGAGGTCGAATTCGCCACCCTGCACAACCAGGACGTGGTCAAGGCCAAGGGAGTGCTCATCGGCGACACGGTGGTGCTGCGCAAGGCCGGCGATGTCATCCCGGAGATCCTTGGCCCGGTCGCCGACCTGCGCGACGGCAGCGAACGGGAGTTCGTGATGCCGGCCGAGTGCCCCGAGTGCGGGACGGCGCTGCGCGCCATGAAGGAGGGTGACATCGATCTCCGTTGCCCCAATTCACGTTCCTGCCCGGCTCAGTTGCGTGAGCGGCTGTTCTATCTGGCCGGGCGTAAGTCCCTGGACATCGAGAACTTCGGCTATGTGGCAGCGGCCGCGCTCACCCAGCCACTGGAGCCTGCCGAGCCACCGCTGAGGGACGAGAGCGATCTCTTCGATCTCACCATCGAGCAGTTGCTTCCGATCCGGGCATACGTCCTCGACCAGGACAGCGGGCTGCCCAAGCGGGACCCGAAGACAGGTGAGGAGAAGATCGCCACGGTCTTCGCCAACCAGCAGGGTGAGCCGAGGAAGAACGCCCTCGCGATGCTGGACAACATCGCCGCGGCCAAGGAGCGGCCACTCGCCCGGATCATCACCGGCCTTTCGATCCGTCATGTCGGCCCGGTCGCAGCCGAGGCGCTGGCCCGCGAGTTCCGCTCGATCGAACGCATCGAACAAGCGGACGAGGGGGAGCTGGCCGCCGTCGAGGGGGTCGGACCGACCATCGCCGCCTCGCTGAAGCAGTGGTTCGAGGAGGAATGGCACCGCGAGATCCTTCGCAAGTGGCGGGCGGCAGGGGTCCGGATGGAGGACGAGGGCGGTGAGGACCAGGGGCCCCGGCCGCTGGACGGGCTGACTGTGGTCGTCACCGGAACGCTGGAGCACCACACCCGGGATGGCGCGAAAGAAGCGCTCCAGGGCCTCGGAGCGAAGGTCACCGGCTCCGTTTCCAAGAAAACCGCCTTTGTGGTGGTGGGGGACAGCCCGGGTTCGAAGTACGACAAAGCGATGCAGTTGAAGGTTCCGGTACTCAACGAGGAAGGGTTCGCTGTGCTGCTCGAACAGGGGCCCGACGCGGCCCGTGAGGCTGCTGTGCCGCCTGCGGAGTAG
- a CDS encoding methionine synthase — MSEKSKFSWGQATGIGSMPGGDARETAKTVAGSFEGFPYLAELPARGPGADMTGRTIGLLVEMYAHVEPSGWRVSDRPGRDTRRGRSWLGEDLDALEEFTQGYEGPLKVQAVGPWTLAANLELRGGEAALGDPGACRDLAGSLAEGLRGHLADVRRRVPGAQVVLQLDEPSLVAVLRGHIRTASGYRTHRAVDRQIIEDTLREVIAVNDGPVIVHSCATDVPFALLRRAGAAGVSFDSGLLTERDDDVIGEAVEGGLQLFAGIVPGTDTALSDPAGSVMGIRTLWRRLGLNPGTLAESLVLTPSCGLAGASPAYARAALAHCARAARSLADNPE; from the coding sequence GTGAGCGAGAAGAGCAAGTTCAGCTGGGGTCAGGCCACCGGAATCGGTTCGATGCCGGGCGGTGACGCAAGGGAGACCGCCAAAACGGTGGCGGGGTCGTTCGAGGGCTTTCCGTATCTGGCCGAGCTGCCCGCCCGCGGGCCGGGCGCCGACATGACGGGCCGGACCATCGGACTGCTCGTCGAGATGTACGCCCATGTGGAGCCCAGCGGCTGGCGGGTCAGCGACCGGCCGGGCCGGGACACCCGGCGCGGCCGATCCTGGCTGGGCGAGGACCTCGACGCGCTCGAGGAGTTCACCCAGGGGTACGAAGGACCGCTCAAGGTGCAGGCCGTAGGGCCGTGGACGCTTGCCGCGAACCTCGAACTGCGGGGCGGCGAGGCCGCGCTCGGGGACCCGGGCGCCTGCCGGGACCTGGCCGGATCGCTCGCCGAGGGGCTGCGCGGGCATCTCGCCGATGTGCGCCGCCGGGTGCCGGGCGCTCAGGTGGTGCTGCAGCTCGATGAGCCGTCACTCGTCGCGGTACTGCGCGGACACATCAGGACGGCGAGCGGTTACCGTACCCACCGGGCCGTCGACCGTCAGATCATCGAGGACACCCTGCGCGAGGTGATCGCGGTCAACGACGGTCCGGTGATCGTGCATTCCTGCGCGACCGACGTGCCGTTCGCGCTGCTGCGACGGGCCGGCGCCGCCGGTGTCTCGTTCGATTCCGGCCTGCTCACCGAGCGTGATGACGACGTCATCGGTGAGGCGGTGGAAGGCGGACTTCAGCTCTTCGCCGGAATCGTGCCCGGCACTGACACCGCATTGTCAGACCCTGCCGGTAGCGTCATGGGTATCAGGACGCTGTGGCGCAGGCTGGGGCTGAATCCTGGGACTCTCGCGGAGTCCCTCGTACTCACCCCTTCGTGCGGGCTGGCGGGCGCTTCACCCGCGTATGCCCGTGCGGCCCTCGCTCATTGCGCCCGCGCGGCAAGGTCGCTCGCGGACAACCCTGAGTGA